From one Montipora capricornis isolate CH-2021 chromosome 10, ASM3666992v2, whole genome shotgun sequence genomic stretch:
- the LOC138019427 gene encoding protein NLRC5-like isoform X1, whose translation MNKKESNRVRKRTLKVEFGWKHYIGDKFVQIKKGRGVGNRKVDMERTATYQECLLKAKEHFFPDSSSQYGTLLDMETPYLASNKLDKINEEGFTVERYKKGTRMNLPRLYFVTKPKTQADSNRDPVSSHLDSRMQPFKDPILPLVNNVDGQMPMEIQPESTVQQGQLGSYYNGTSLTEDGSLTTAADHNTTSQHIPQDCDLHHSGSTVKPGQVWTDISRISHTEDDSLTTPIDPNTISQDCDRNRAETELDLSGNNIGDSGVAAAAVAEAMERDRRLTQLNLPGNNICDSGAAAVAKTMERNPRLTGLDLSGSNIGNSGATALAKAMETNPWLTELDFSGKNIGDSGAGALAKAMETNPWLTELDFSGKNIGDSGANALAKAIEIHSRLTKLDFSVNNIGDSGAAVLAEAMKKNPCLAELDMSCNNIRDSGAAALAKAMERTPMLTELNLFGNNIGDSGAAAMAKAIEGNPMLTELNLSGNNIGDSGATALAEAVERNLRQAELNLCGINIKAMDRNSRLTWVDLFDNNISDAGAAALAKAMERNPRLTRLDLSDNNICDEGAAALAKGIETNPRLTESDLSGNSIGDSGATALAKAMKRNPWLREFNLSDNNIGDSGAAALAEAMERNLMLKELDLSRNNIGDSGAAALAEAVERNIRQAELNLCGINIGDSGAAALVKAMDRNSRLTWVDLFGNNISDAGAAALAKAMERNPRLTKLDLSDNNICNSGVTALAKAVHTNPRLTELNLSGNNIGDSGAVALAEEMEKNSMVTKLNLCRNNIGDLGATAMAKAIERNPTLREFNLSGNNIGDSGAAALAEAIERNLMLKELDLSRNNIGDLGAAALDRSGRLAYCTLIV comes from the exons atgaacaaaaaagaaagtaacAGAGTGAGAAAGCGTACCTTGAAAGTTGAATTTGGCTGGAAACATTACATTGGGGACAAGTTTGTTCAGATCAAGAAGGGCAGAGGGGTAGGAAACCGGAAAGTTGACATGGAGAGAACTGCTACTTATCAGGAATGTCTGTTGAAAGCCAAAGAACATTTTTTCCCTGATTCAAGCAGTCAGTATGGCACACTTTTAGATATGGAAACACCATATTTGGCAAGCAACAAGTTAGATAAAATCAATGAAGAAGGGTTCACTGTTGAAAGATATAAGAAAGGGACTCGAATGAATTTGCCAAGACTTTACTTCGTGACAAAACCCAAGACACAGGCTGATAGCA ACAGAGATCCAGTCAGTTCACATTTGGACAGTAGGATGCAGCCCTTTAAGGATCCAATTCTTCCATTG GTGAACAATGTTGATGGTCAGATGCCTATGGAAATCCAGCCAG AGAGCACAGTTCAGCAAGGGCAATTAGGG TCATACTACAATGGGACTTCTCTTACAGAGGATGGCAGTTTAACAACAGCTGCTGATCACAACACCACATCTCAGCATATACCTCAAGATTGTGACCTTCATCATTCAG GAAGTACAGTTAAGCCAGGGCAAGTATGG ACAGACATCAGTAGAATTTCTCATACAGAGGATGACAGTTTAACAACACCAATTGATCCCAACACCATATCTCAAGATTGTGACCGTAATCGTGCAG AGACAGAGTTGGATTTGTCTGGCAATAACATCGGTGACTCCggtgttgctgctgctgctgtggCTGAAGCAATGGAAAGAGATCGAAGGCTAACACAGTTGAATTTGCCTGGCAATAACATCTGTGATTCGGGTGCTGCTGCTGTGGctaaaacaatggaaagaaaTCCAAGGCTCACAGGGTTGGATTTGTCGGGCAGTAACATTGGTAACTCGGGTGCTACTGCTCTGGCTAAAGCAATGGAGACAAATCCATGGCTGACAGAGTTGGATTTTTCTGGCAAAAACAttggtgactcaggtgctggtgctctggctaaagcaatggaaacAAATCCATGGCTGACAGAGTTGGATTTTTCTGGCAAAAACATTGGTGACTCAGGTGCTAATGCTCTGGCTAAAGCAATAGAAATTCATTCAAGGCTGACAAAGTTGGATTTCTCTGTCAATAACATtggtgactcgggtgctgctgtCCTGGCTGaggcaatgaaaaaaaatccatGTCTGGCAGAGTTGGATATGTCTTGCAATAACATCAGggactcgggtgctgctgctcttgctaaagcaatggaaagaacTCCAATGCTGACAGAGTTGAATTTGTTTGGCAATAACatcggtgactcgggtgctgctgctATGGCCAAAGCAATAGAAGGAAATCCGATGCTGACAGAGTTGAATTTGTCTGGCAATAACATTGGTGACTCAGGTGCTACTGCACTGGCTGAAGCAGTGGAACGAAATTTAAGGCAGGCAGAGTTGAATTTGTGTGGCATTAACATTAAAGCGATGGATAGAAATTCAAGGCTGACATGGGTTGATTTGTTTGACAATAACATTAGTGAcgcgggtgctgctgcacttgctaaagcaatggaaagaaatccaAGGCTGACAAGGTTGGATTTGTCTGACAATAACATCTGTGATGAGGGTGCTGCTGCTTTGGCTAAAGGAATTGAAACAAATCCAAGGCTGACAGAGTCAGATTTGTCTGGCAATAGCATCGGTGACTCGGGAGCTACTGCCCTCGCTAAAGCAATGAAAAGAAATCCTTGGCTGAGAGAGTTCAATTTGTCTGACAATAACATCGGTGattcgggtgctgctgcactggctgaagcaatggaaagaaatttaATGCTGAAAGAGTTGGATTTGTCTCGCAATAACAttggtgactcaggtgctgctgcactggctgaAGCAGTGGAACGAAATATAAGACAGGCAGAGTTGAATTTGTGTGGCATTAACAttggtgactcaggtgctgctgctcTGGTTAAAGCGATGGATAGAAATTCAAGGCTGACATGGGTAGATTTATTTGGCAATAACATTAGTGAcgcgggtgctgctgcacttgctaaagcaatggaaagaaatccaAGGCTGACAAAGTTGGATTTGTCTGACAATAACATCTGTAACTCGGGTGTTACTGCTCTGGCTAAAGCAGTGCATACAAATCCAAGGCTGACGGAGTTGAATTTGTCTGGCAATAACatcggtgactcgggtgctgtTGCACTGGctgaagaaatggaaaaaaattcaatggTGACAAAGTTGAATTTGTGTCGCAATAACATCGGTGACCTGGGTGCCACTGCTATGGCGAAAGCAATTGAAAGAAATCCAACTCTGAGAGAGTTCAATTTGTCTGGCAATAACATCGGTGattcgggtgctgctgcactggctgaAGCAATAGAAAGAAATTTAATGCTGAAAGAGTTGGATTTGTCTCGCAATAACATCGGTGACTTGGGTGCTGCTGCTCTGGACAGGTCTGGTCGATTAGCGTATTGTACGCTAATCGTGTAA
- the LOC138019427 gene encoding NLR family CARD domain-containing protein 3-like isoform X2 → MMAETITATGSICEFAQPQVNNVDGQMPMEIQPESTVQQGQLGSYYNGTSLTEDGSLTTAADHNTTSQHIPQDCDLHHSGSTVKPGQVWTDISRISHTEDDSLTTPIDPNTISQDCDRNRAETELDLSGNNIGDSGVAAAAVAEAMERDRRLTQLNLPGNNICDSGAAAVAKTMERNPRLTGLDLSGSNIGNSGATALAKAMETNPWLTELDFSGKNIGDSGAGALAKAMETNPWLTELDFSGKNIGDSGANALAKAIEIHSRLTKLDFSVNNIGDSGAAVLAEAMKKNPCLAELDMSCNNIRDSGAAALAKAMERTPMLTELNLFGNNIGDSGAAAMAKAIEGNPMLTELNLSGNNIGDSGATALAEAVERNLRQAELNLCGINIKAMDRNSRLTWVDLFDNNISDAGAAALAKAMERNPRLTRLDLSDNNICDEGAAALAKGIETNPRLTESDLSGNSIGDSGATALAKAMKRNPWLREFNLSDNNIGDSGAAALAEAMERNLMLKELDLSRNNIGDSGAAALAEAVERNIRQAELNLCGINIGDSGAAALVKAMDRNSRLTWVDLFGNNISDAGAAALAKAMERNPRLTKLDLSDNNICNSGVTALAKAVHTNPRLTELNLSGNNIGDSGAVALAEEMEKNSMVTKLNLCRNNIGDLGATAMAKAIERNPTLREFNLSGNNIGDSGAAALAEAIERNLMLKELDLSRNNIGDLGAAALDRSGRLAYCTLIV, encoded by the exons ATGATGGCAGAAACTATCACCGCAACAGGCAGCATCTGCGAGTTTGCCCAGCCCCAG GTGAACAATGTTGATGGTCAGATGCCTATGGAAATCCAGCCAG AGAGCACAGTTCAGCAAGGGCAATTAGGG TCATACTACAATGGGACTTCTCTTACAGAGGATGGCAGTTTAACAACAGCTGCTGATCACAACACCACATCTCAGCATATACCTCAAGATTGTGACCTTCATCATTCAG GAAGTACAGTTAAGCCAGGGCAAGTATGG ACAGACATCAGTAGAATTTCTCATACAGAGGATGACAGTTTAACAACACCAATTGATCCCAACACCATATCTCAAGATTGTGACCGTAATCGTGCAG AGACAGAGTTGGATTTGTCTGGCAATAACATCGGTGACTCCggtgttgctgctgctgctgtggCTGAAGCAATGGAAAGAGATCGAAGGCTAACACAGTTGAATTTGCCTGGCAATAACATCTGTGATTCGGGTGCTGCTGCTGTGGctaaaacaatggaaagaaaTCCAAGGCTCACAGGGTTGGATTTGTCGGGCAGTAACATTGGTAACTCGGGTGCTACTGCTCTGGCTAAAGCAATGGAGACAAATCCATGGCTGACAGAGTTGGATTTTTCTGGCAAAAACAttggtgactcaggtgctggtgctctggctaaagcaatggaaacAAATCCATGGCTGACAGAGTTGGATTTTTCTGGCAAAAACATTGGTGACTCAGGTGCTAATGCTCTGGCTAAAGCAATAGAAATTCATTCAAGGCTGACAAAGTTGGATTTCTCTGTCAATAACATtggtgactcgggtgctgctgtCCTGGCTGaggcaatgaaaaaaaatccatGTCTGGCAGAGTTGGATATGTCTTGCAATAACATCAGggactcgggtgctgctgctcttgctaaagcaatggaaagaacTCCAATGCTGACAGAGTTGAATTTGTTTGGCAATAACatcggtgactcgggtgctgctgctATGGCCAAAGCAATAGAAGGAAATCCGATGCTGACAGAGTTGAATTTGTCTGGCAATAACATTGGTGACTCAGGTGCTACTGCACTGGCTGAAGCAGTGGAACGAAATTTAAGGCAGGCAGAGTTGAATTTGTGTGGCATTAACATTAAAGCGATGGATAGAAATTCAAGGCTGACATGGGTTGATTTGTTTGACAATAACATTAGTGAcgcgggtgctgctgcacttgctaaagcaatggaaagaaatccaAGGCTGACAAGGTTGGATTTGTCTGACAATAACATCTGTGATGAGGGTGCTGCTGCTTTGGCTAAAGGAATTGAAACAAATCCAAGGCTGACAGAGTCAGATTTGTCTGGCAATAGCATCGGTGACTCGGGAGCTACTGCCCTCGCTAAAGCAATGAAAAGAAATCCTTGGCTGAGAGAGTTCAATTTGTCTGACAATAACATCGGTGattcgggtgctgctgcactggctgaagcaatggaaagaaatttaATGCTGAAAGAGTTGGATTTGTCTCGCAATAACAttggtgactcaggtgctgctgcactggctgaAGCAGTGGAACGAAATATAAGACAGGCAGAGTTGAATTTGTGTGGCATTAACAttggtgactcaggtgctgctgctcTGGTTAAAGCGATGGATAGAAATTCAAGGCTGACATGGGTAGATTTATTTGGCAATAACATTAGTGAcgcgggtgctgctgcacttgctaaagcaatggaaagaaatccaAGGCTGACAAAGTTGGATTTGTCTGACAATAACATCTGTAACTCGGGTGTTACTGCTCTGGCTAAAGCAGTGCATACAAATCCAAGGCTGACGGAGTTGAATTTGTCTGGCAATAACatcggtgactcgggtgctgtTGCACTGGctgaagaaatggaaaaaaattcaatggTGACAAAGTTGAATTTGTGTCGCAATAACATCGGTGACCTGGGTGCCACTGCTATGGCGAAAGCAATTGAAAGAAATCCAACTCTGAGAGAGTTCAATTTGTCTGGCAATAACATCGGTGattcgggtgctgctgcactggctgaAGCAATAGAAAGAAATTTAATGCTGAAAGAGTTGGATTTGTCTCGCAATAACATCGGTGACTTGGGTGCTGCTGCTCTGGACAGGTCTGGTCGATTAGCGTATTGTACGCTAATCGTGTAA